The following proteins come from a genomic window of Leucoraja erinacea ecotype New England chromosome 1, Leri_hhj_1, whole genome shotgun sequence:
- the LOC129695795 gene encoding cryptic protein-like isoform X2 produces MFLSAVIFILQTAGTEAGCEGQHCEDKDTLESAAQKHTEKTHRSSLRRFNQFNKQAEDRKFRSHEAVIPFTGITDSSRLNRSCCQNGGTCVLGSFCICQKHFVGRSCEYDERIRNCGYIPEGAWVSKNCTWCKCSYGILHCIKGSQDDCDIKRDLNYLRYYQLISDGSQLLPIRYLLLPGILTTIVLLGLLPLNVWSCKLERPCRTF; encoded by the exons GTTCCTCTCTGCGGTGATCTTCATCTTACAAACTGCGGGAACTGAAGCTG GCTGTGAAGGTCAACATTGTGAGGATAAAGACACTCTGGAATCCGCTGCTCAGAAACACACAGAGAAAACTCACAGATCCTCTTTGAGACGTTTTAATCAATTTAACAAACAGGCGGAAGACCGAAAATTTCGAAGCCATGAAGCGGTCATACCGTTCACTGGAATTACGGACA GTAGCAGGCTGAACAGGAGTTGTTGTCAAAATGGAGGAACATGTGTACTTGGCAGTTTCTGCATTTGCCAAAAACACTTTGTGGGAAGAAGTTGTGAATATGACGAACGCATTAG AAACTGTGGCTACATTCCTGAAGGAGCATGGGTGTCTAAAAATTGTACATGGTGTAAGTGCAGCTATGGGATTTTGCACTGTATCAAAGGATCTCAGGATGACTGTG ATATTAAAAGAGATTTAAACTATCTCAGATATTACCAGCTAATTTCAGATGGATCTCAGCTGTTACCAATTAGATACTTACTGCTGCCTGGGATACTCACAACGATTGTGCTACTTGGACTTTTACCTTTGAATGTATGGTCTTGCAAACTGGAAAGGCCCTGCAGAACATTTTAA
- the LOC129695795 gene encoding cryptic protein-like isoform X1, whose product MNYNLWLAKKMKFGRASRFLSAVIFILQTAGTEAGCEGQHCEDKDTLESAAQKHTEKTHRSSLRRFNQFNKQAEDRKFRSHEAVIPFTGITDSSRLNRSCCQNGGTCVLGSFCICQKHFVGRSCEYDERIRNCGYIPEGAWVSKNCTWCKCSYGILHCIKGSQDDCDIKRDLNYLRYYQLISDGSQLLPIRYLLLPGILTTIVLLGLLPLNVWSCKLERPCRTF is encoded by the exons ATGAATTATAATCTTTGGTTGGCAAAGAAAATGAAATTCGGAAGAGCCTCTCG GTTCCTCTCTGCGGTGATCTTCATCTTACAAACTGCGGGAACTGAAGCTG GCTGTGAAGGTCAACATTGTGAGGATAAAGACACTCTGGAATCCGCTGCTCAGAAACACACAGAGAAAACTCACAGATCCTCTTTGAGACGTTTTAATCAATTTAACAAACAGGCGGAAGACCGAAAATTTCGAAGCCATGAAGCGGTCATACCGTTCACTGGAATTACGGACA GTAGCAGGCTGAACAGGAGTTGTTGTCAAAATGGAGGAACATGTGTACTTGGCAGTTTCTGCATTTGCCAAAAACACTTTGTGGGAAGAAGTTGTGAATATGACGAACGCATTAG AAACTGTGGCTACATTCCTGAAGGAGCATGGGTGTCTAAAAATTGTACATGGTGTAAGTGCAGCTATGGGATTTTGCACTGTATCAAAGGATCTCAGGATGACTGTG ATATTAAAAGAGATTTAAACTATCTCAGATATTACCAGCTAATTTCAGATGGATCTCAGCTGTTACCAATTAGATACTTACTGCTGCCTGGGATACTCACAACGATTGTGCTACTTGGACTTTTACCTTTGAATGTATGGTCTTGCAAACTGGAAAGGCCCTGCAGAACATTTTAA